In Embleya scabrispora, the DNA window GTGGCAGCGCCGGCCGTACGGAGTCCTGGACGAGCCCGTCGTGGCGGCGCTGCGCCGGTTGTCGGCCCGTACCGATTCGACCCCGGAGATCCGCTGCCGACTGCTGGAGGCCTACGCGTCCGAGGTGTCCGAGGAACGCATCGTCCCGGACCCGCGCGCGCTCGCGGAGGAGGCCGTGGCGCTCGCCCGCGAACTCGGCGACCCCGGCCTGCGCGCCCTGACCCTGTCCACGCTGGCGGCCAATCTGGGCCGGTTGCCGGAGCAGGCCGCCCGGGACGAGGCGGCAGCCGAACTCCGGGGCCTGGCCGACGAACACGACCTGCCCGCCTACGGCTGGTACGCCCGGTTCAACCTGGCCACGACGGCGGCCGACCGCAACGACCCCGCGACCGCGCGGCGCCTGGTCCAGGAGAGCACGGCGATCGCCGAGGCGTACCGGATGCCCGAGGCGATCGGCGTCGGCGCCCTCGCGGAGGCCACCCTCGCGCACATCGCGGGCCGCTCCGAGGAGGCCGAGGAGCGCTATCACCGGGCCATCGAGCCGATGATCGCCCAGGGTTCGCCGCACGCGTTCGGGTTCCGGTGGCTGGCCGTGGCCACGATCCGGCTCGGCCAGGGCCGGATCGGTGAACTCGCCGACGAGGCACCGCAGATGTCGGCGTTGTTCGGCCCGTTCGCGGCGGACCTGTGCGCGCTCGCGATGGCCGCCGCCGGCCGGATCGACGAGGCCCGCGCGATGCGGGCGCTGAACGAGCCGATCCGCCCCGACTTCTTCCACACCCCGATGTCCGTGTTCCGCGCGATGGCGGCGATCGCCCTCGGCGAACGCGAGGAGGCCGCCGCGCTCTACCCGACCCTGCTCCCACTGGCCGAAGCGCCCCCGGCCTGCGCGGGCCTGTCCATCGCGATCCGCCCCCCGGCCCTGACCCTGGGCGAACTGGCCCGCTTCCTCGGCCGAGACCGGGAAGCCACCGAACACTTCACCCGCGCCGCCGCCATCGCGGACATGTGGGGCGCCAACGCCTGGTCGGTCCAGGCACGTTCGGCCCTTGGCAGCCGTGAAGGCGGGTCGTCCACCGGCTGAACCGCCTCGGCTGCCGGCAGAATCCCAAGTCCTGTCGACGGGGGAGGACGAGGATGTCGGATGCGGAAGGGCTGCCCGCCGAGGACGAGCGTCCGGCGCTCGGGGATGCCGAGACGCGGGTGCTGCTCGAGCGGTGGCGGCGCCGACGACTCCGCAACAACGCCGCAGGGTTGCTCGGCCTTTCGGTGCTCGTGACGCTGACCGTCGTCTTCCACGACTCGTTCGGCGTGTTCATCGCCCTGGCCGGGATTCCGTTATATCTCGCCATCCTGTCGTCCCGACGCCACGCCTCGGTCCGCGCCGCGGAGCGGATACTGCGCGAATACCCGTGGCGCCGCTACGGCTACCGCCTGGAGCGCCAGGGTGAGGGCTTTCGCGCCACGCACCGGCTCGTGCTGCTCGACCCGGTGACCAAGCGCGCGATCGGCTCGTACACCGGGGTCGCGCGGTACCTGTTCGACGCGGCCGGCAACCCCCGTGGCGAACTGGTGTCGTTCGCGGGCAATCCCGTCTACGGCGGCGTACTGCGACTGCCCGACGGCGCGGAGTTCAACGTGTTCAAGCGGGTCCGGATCCCCCGCCACACCGACACCGAGGAGGAGGCGGCCAGGGCCCGCCGCGCCCGCATCGCGCGCAGGTGACCCGAGGTGGGTCCGTACCGGTGCCGTGTCACGCGGATGTGCCCGACAGGGCGCTCGCGATGCGGGCGCGGCCCGGGCCGGTGACGGCTGCCAGTCCCGCCGGGCGGCCCGTGGCCAGGAGGAGGAGTTCGGCGACCGGGCCGCGGACCACATCGGGACCGTTCCCCGCCGACCAGTCCGCGTCGGTGGCCACCAGGCGGGTGCCCCGGCACCGCTTCCGGGCGCCGTAGAACGGACTGGCCAACACGTGGCCGACGGCCGCGACCGCCTGTTCCGTGGGCATTTCGCGGCTTCGGCCCAGCGGCCGCGCCACGTCCTGCCCGTGCACCAGTGCGTCGACGAGCGGGTCGAGCGGGGACGTCAGGGGCGCGCGCCGCGCTGAGCCGGCCGTCTCGCGGAGCCGGCCGATCAGTTCCGCCGGGCTGAACCGGACGGCCAGCGCCCGAGCTTCGTCCGACGTCATCCGGTCGAAGTCGCCCCGGGCCCGGATCGCGCCCCGGATCATGCCCATCGCCGTCGTACGCGTCGACGTGGTGAGATGCGCGGCCAGTTCGTGCATCGTCCAATCGGAACAGAGCGACGTCACGCCCCAGTCGTCCGGCCCCAGGTCGTCGAGGAAGTCGGCGAGACCGAGTCGCTCGTCCCGTACCCACGCGAGAATCCTGTCGCGATCCATCTCCGGCTCTCCTCGGCTCGTGTCGGGTCGTGTCGTGTCGTGTCGTTCGGGGTGTACATCACCACGACGAACGAACGACGCTCGAATCGACAGTCCTCGGAGAATTCTTTTCCGCGGTGTGCGGCCCCGTCCGCCCGAACCGCCGTCAGCCCTTCGTCGGCCCCGGGCCCGAGCGGATCTCCACGATCGGCAGCCGCAGGGCCGCCGGCGCGTCCGCCGGGACCGTCGGGGACACCGGTGCGGTGTACGGGACTCGGCGGTAGGCCGCGCCCAACTCCGGGCGCCGGTCGGGCTCGCCGCGGTTCGGCCACATCGCGGTCGCGCGTTCGGCCTGGGCGGTGATGGTCAGGGACGGGTTCACGCCCAGGTTGGCGCTGACCGCGGAGCCGTCGAGGATGTGCAGGCCCGGATGGCCGTAGACGCGGTGGTACGGGTCCACCACGCCCGTGGCCGGCGAGTCGCCGATGACGCAACCACCCAGGATGTGGGCGGTCATCGGGACGTTGGCCAGGTCGCCCCACGAGCCGCCGGCCACGCCGCCGAGGCGCGTCGCGATGCGGCGGACCGCCTCGTGGCCGGCCGGGATCCAGTTCGGGTTGGGCGCGCCGTGGCCCTGGCGCGTGGTGATCCGGGTTCGGCCGAACAGGCCCCGCTTCCGGTACACCGTCAGCGAGTTGTCGCGAGACTGCATGACCAGGGCGATGACCACGCGTTCGGACCAGTTGCGCACGCTCAGGAATCTCAGCCTGGCCGGGTCGCGCAACACCGTGCCGAGCAACTGCCGCACGCGGGGCCGGTCTCCGTCGGTCAGGAACGTCTGCAACAACCCCATCGCGTTCGAGCCCTTGCCGTAGCGGACCGGTTCGATGTGGGTGTCCGCGTCCGGGTGCCACGAGGACGTGATGGCCACCCCGCGCGTCGCGTCGATCACCCCGGTCGTCGGGGCGACCGCGCCCACCAGGGCCTCGGAGTTGGTTCGGGTCAACCGGCCGAGCGTACGGGACAGGCGCGGGAGCGTACCGTCCGCCGCCATACGGTGCAGCAGCCGCTGGGTGCCCAGCGTGCCGGCGGCGAACACGACCTGTTCGGCGGTCCAGGTGCGCGGCGCGCGGGCGGTCGTCGGCGGACCGCTGCGTATCGTCTCCACCGCGTAGCCGCCGGGCGCTCCGTCCGCACCGGCGGCCAGCGGGCGCACCCGGCGCACGGTGCGCTCCGCGTGTACCTCCGCGCCCGCCCGTTCGGCCAGGTGGAGGTAGTTCTTGAGCAGCGTGTTCTTCGCCCCGACCCGGCACCCCGTCATGCACGAGCCGCACTCCGTGCATGTGGTCCGGCTCGGGCCCGCGCCGCCGAAGTACGGGTCCGGCACC includes these proteins:
- a CDS encoding maleylpyruvate isomerase family mycothiol-dependent enzyme, with the translated sequence MDRDRILAWVRDERLGLADFLDDLGPDDWGVTSLCSDWTMHELAAHLTTSTRTTAMGMIRGAIRARGDFDRMTSDEARALAVRFSPAELIGRLRETAGSARRAPLTSPLDPLVDALVHGQDVARPLGRSREMPTEQAVAAVGHVLASPFYGARKRCRGTRLVATDADWSAGNGPDVVRGPVAELLLLATGRPAGLAAVTGPGRARIASALSGTSA
- a CDS encoding GMC oxidoreductase — protein: MFDYDVLVIGSGFGGSVAALRLTEKGYRVGVLEAGRRFADADFPKTSWQARDFLWAPAIGLTGIQRIHVLKDVVVLAGAGVGGGSLNYANTLYQPPQPFFDDPQWGHITDWRAELAPFYAQAERMLGVVRNPHMTPADEHMKAVAEDMGVGDSFHLAPVGVLFPEEGQRPGEQVPDPYFGGAGPSRTTCTECGSCMTGCRVGAKNTLLKNYLHLAERAGAEVHAERTVRRVRPLAAGADGAPGGYAVETIRSGPPTTARAPRTWTAEQVVFAAGTLGTQRLLHRMAADGTLPRLSRTLGRLTRTNSEALVGAVAPTTGVIDATRGVAITSSWHPDADTHIEPVRYGKGSNAMGLLQTFLTDGDRPRVRQLLGTVLRDPARLRFLSVRNWSERVVIALVMQSRDNSLTVYRKRGLFGRTRITTRQGHGAPNPNWIPAGHEAVRRIATRLGGVAGGSWGDLANVPMTAHILGGCVIGDSPATGVVDPYHRVYGHPGLHILDGSAVSANLGVNPSLTITAQAERATAMWPNRGEPDRRPELGAAYRRVPYTAPVSPTVPADAPAALRLPIVEIRSGPGPTKG